The sequence GGTGTGTCATGAAGCTTTGGGTTCTAGCAGTGAAATGAAAGTGAAAACATATTTGCCACATCAAGAATGGGGCAATATGAAGAGCGTTTTTTCTGTAGCATCTGGTGGGCTTCACCCAGGCCATACAGCTGATCTTTATAAAATATTTGGGAAAAATGCTATTTTTCAATATGGCGGAGGAGTTCACGGACATCCAGAAGGAACCAGAATGGGTGCAAGGGCTGTAAGGGATGCAGTTGAGTGTGCTGTTAAGGGAATAACTTTGAAAGAAGGGGCAAAGAGCAGCAAGGCGCTTGAAATTGCCCTATCAAAATGGGGAGGTGCATAAAATGAGCGTCGATCCTGTATTTATAGGCATAGCTGGGGATAGCGGTGCTGGAAAGAGCACATTTGTAAAAGATATAGCCACTCTTTTGGGTAGAGATAAGGTAAGAACTATATCTTTTGACGATTATCACTCTCTTGATAGGGTTGAGAGAAAGGCTATAGGGATTACTCCTCTTCATCCCAGGGCAAACAATCTCGGCCTTGCAATCGAGCACCTCTTTTTGCTTAAACAAGGGAAAAAGGTCTTAAAGCCCGTTTACGATCACTCTACAGGCAGTTTTGGAGATCCTGAGTGGGTGGTTCCTGTGCCTTATATAATATGTGAAGGTCTGCATCCATTTTTCTTTAGGTCTCTTGCAGAACTCTATGATATGAAGGTTTACTACGATACCCAGATGGATTTGAAATTCAACTGGAAGGTAAAAAGGGATACAGCAGAAAGAGGATATACAGTAGAACAGGTAGCAAAAGAGATCAGGCTCAGACAAAGAGATATTAGGAACTTTGTAGAGCCACAATGTGCTCTTGCGGATATAATAATCAAATTAAAGATTTCAAAAACTAGCTCTTCTGCAATTGGAGTGGACTGGAAGGAACCAGTCGATGATCCCTGGTTAAAGAAGTATTTGAAATCGTGTAATTTTGATGATTGGAAGTGTTTTAACGAGTGGTATGCGGGTAGAAAGATGAACGTTTTTGGAATACAAAGCGATTTAACTCAGGATCAGTTGAAAGAATTAAGTTCTATATTCTCTATAAGTCAAGATGTTCTTTCTAAGGTTAAGGAAAAGGAAGTAGTACCATATCGAACTATGTTAGTTTTGTTTGCTACCAGAATCAAGCAAATTAGGGCATCAAAGGACAAAGAAGAAAAGGTGGTGTTCAAAGATGCCGTTTAGCAGGATTGTATATAAGCCTGAATATGATGAGCTTGAGAAAAAGGCTTTGATTATCAGAAAAAATATAGTAAAAATGATTGGCAAAGCTGGATCAGGCCATCCAGGTGGTTCTCTTTCATGCGTAGATATATTAACTGCGCTATATTTCAGGATTTTGAGAATTAGTCCAAAATATCCGAAAGATCCTGAAAGGGATAGGTTTGTTCTGTCAAAGGGTCATGCTGCTCCGGCCTTGTATGCTACCCTTGCTGAAACAGGATTTATTCCATATGAATGGTTGGATGATTTAAGAGTGTTAGGGTCTCCTCTTCAAGGGCACCCTGATATGAAAAAAGTTCCCGGAGTTGAGATGTCTACAGGCTCTCTGGGACAGGGATTGAGCGTAGGAGTCGGCATGGCTCTTTCTGCAAAGATTTTAGAAAGTGGATATAGAGTTTTTGTGCTTCTTGGAGATGGAGAGTGTCAGGAAGGTCAGGTGTGGGAGGCCGCTATGGCTGCCTCTCATTTCAAGCTTACAAATATTGTGGCAATTGTAGATAGAAATAGATTGCAAATTGATGGCTGCACAGAAGACGTTATGGGAGTTGAACCCTTAGGGGCAAAATGGAAGGCTTTTGGTTGGACTGTGATAGAAGTAGACGGTCATGATTTTCTCGAATTAATACCTGCTCTTGAAGCTATATCTTACACTTCAAAGCCTACTGCAATAATTGCCAATACGGTAAAGGGCAAAGGTGTATGCTTTATGGAGAACAACGTAGATTGGCACGGAAAGGCTCCAAAACCAGATCAATTAGAAGAAGCTCTGAAGGGCTTTGAAGGGGTTGAGTTTATGGAATCTGAGGACGTAGAGATAGATTCCAAAAATTAAGGAATTAAGAAAATGAAAGGAGATGTTCTGTGTGGCCATTGTATCTGATAGGGAGATTGCTACAAGAGAGGCATATGGTAAGGCTTTGGTAGAACTTGGCAGACAAAATAACAATGTGGTGGTTCTTGACGCTGATCTGGCTAAGTCTACCCAAACTATAAAGTTTGCAAAGGAATTTCCAGATAGATTTTTTGACGTTGGGATTGCGGAGGCAAATATGATAGGGATTGGAGCAGGATTAGCTGCTTGTGGAATGGTGGTTTTTTGTTCTTCCTTTGCAATATTTGCTACGCAAAGGGTATTGAATCAGATCTTTCAATCTGTGGCATACCCTGGTCTAAACGTAAAAATTGCTGCAAGCCATGCCGGAATCAGCGTTGGAGAGGATGGAGCTACCCATCAGTCGGTTGATGATATCTCAATTATGAGATCTATACCAAATATGACAATTGTTGTTCCTGCTGACGCACATGAGGCTTATGAGGCTACCTTTGCAGCTGCAAACTTTGAAGGACCCGTTTATCTAAGGCTTAGCAGGATGGCAACCCCCGTAGTTACCCCTCCAGGAAAGCCGTTTGAAATTGGAAAGGCCATTGTGCTAAGAGAGGGAAAGGATATCACTATAGCAGCCTGTGGAATAATGGTTTATGAAGCTCTTGGCGCTGCAGAGAGACTTTCAGGACTTGGAGTAGAAGCTGAGGTAATCAATTACAATACAATTAAACCCTTTGACAAAGATACTCTTGTGGACTCGTTAATAAAGACTAGGGCTGTTTTAAGCGTTGAAGAGCATAGCATAATAGGTGGCTTGGGAAGCGCAATTGCAGAATGTGTGGCAGAAGAATTCCCTGTAGCTATGGCAAGAGTGGGTATAAGGGATCAATTTGGTCAATCTGGCAAAAGTTTAGATCTTTTAAAGCACTATCAGCTTACTTCAGAGGATATAGCAAAGGAAGCGCTGAAACTTTTGGAAACTAAAAGAAAGGCAAACGAGATATATGAGATTTCAGCTTCAACAAAAAGTAACTTTGAACCCTTAGGCCCAGAAGTTGAGGGAGGGATGTCAGATGAAGGTAGCAATTAACGGTTTTGGAAGAATTGGTCGTTTGGTGGCCAGAATTTCAAGTGATTATAAAGATATAGACATTGTTGCAATAAACAGTTCAAAAAATACTGCTATGCTGGCTAATTTGTTAAAACACGATTCTATATATAGAGACTTTGATAAGAAAGTAAGTTATGATAGCGATTCGCTTTATATCAACGATAAAAAAATTCTTGTCTTTGAAGAAAGAACTGATATCTCTAAACTTCCATGGAAAGATCTGGATATTGAGATAGTAGTAGAGTCTACTGGTAAATTTACAAAAAAAGAAGATGCGTACAAGCACATAATTGCAGGTTGTAAAAAGGTGCTTATTAGTGCGCCAAGTAAAGACGCTGATTGTATGGTTGTCTATGGCGTAAACCATAAAGACATACTGCCTTCCTTTGAAGTAATATCTGCAGCTTCGTGCACTACCAATTGTCTTGCTCCGGTTTGCAAGGTTTTAAACGATGAGTTTGGAATTGAAAAGGGTACTATGACTACAGTTCACGCATATACGTCGGATCAAAGACTATTAGACGGCACGCACAAAAAGGATCCAAGAAGGGCAAGAGCTGCAGCTATAAACATGGTACCAACTTCTACAGGGGCTGCAAGGGCTATTGGAAAGATATTCCCTGAGCTTGAAGGGAAGCTTGACGGAATATCTTTGAGAGTGCCAGTTCCTACGGCTTCTATAGTTGATTTGTCTGTGAATCTCAAAAAGAACCCTGAAATAGCGGATATAAATGAAGCGTTTAAGGGCTATTCAAATGACTCAATGAAAGGCATTTTATACTATTCACAAGAGCCTCTAGTATCAAGTGACATTATAGGCAGCAGATATTCTTCTATTGTGGATGGACTTTTAATATCAAAAATTCAAGACATTTATAAGGTATTTTCCTGGTATGACAACGAATTTGGTTATGCCAGTAGAATTGTTGATTTGATCAGATTTTTGTCAGGGGGAGGGGACTGAAGTGAGTTTGTTTGATAGAGCCTCTCTACTTGATTATCCAATATACAGGCTTCAGGGCAAAAGAGTGTTTGTAAGAGCGGATCTAAACGATCCAGCCGACTCAGAAGGTAATTTGACTGGAGACATGAGGCTCAGGGCAGTGGCTCCCACACTGGCATATTTGTGTGCTGCAAGGGCAAAGGTGATTCTGGCTTCGCACTTTGGAAGGCCAAAGAACAGAGAAGCGAACTTTTCATTAAAGGGAGTAAGGAAAAGGCTTTCTGAGATGCTTGGTTTTAACATAAACTTTATCCCGGAATGTACAGGGAGTGAGTTGGAGGAATTTGTTTTAAACGAATTAAAAGAAGGCGAGATTTTACTGATTGAAAATCTTAGATTTTGTCCGGGAGAGACAAAAAACGACATGCAATATGCGAGGTTTTTAGCCTCTTTGGGAGACATTTTTGTCCAGGAAGCTTTTGGTGCATGCCATAGAGAACACGCTTCAATAGCCTCTTTGCCAAAACTCTTGCCTTCTTTTGCGGGATTTTTACTTGAAAAGGAGGTTATTGCCTTGAGCAAGATTTTAAAAAGTCCAAAGAGACCTTTTCTTTTAATCTTAGGCGGTAAAAAGGTTTCTGATAAGATAAAGCTTATAAACAATATGATTGAGAAGGTTGACTGTATATGTATAGGTGGTGGCATGGCTTTTGCCTTTTTGAGGGCGAATGGATATGATGTGGGCAAGTCCTTTGTGGAAGAGTCTATTGATGACGTAGCGCGCCAAATACTTTATAAAGCTGGTGAAATGGGAAAGAAGATAGTCTTGCCAATAGACGTTTTGGTGGCAAAGGATATAATAAGTGGTAGTGAGTGTAGACTCGTCGATGCTCACAGAATACCTGCGGACTGGTATGGAGTTGATATTGGCCCTAAGACTTTGGAGCTTTTCAAGGAAGAAATATTGAAGGCAAAGACTATTTTGTGGAATGGTCCAATGGGAGTATTTGAGATCCCTGAGTTTTCGTGGGGTTCAAGAGCTATTGCTTTAGCAGTGGCTCTAAGCGAGGCGGTGAGCGTCTGTGGTGGCGGTGATACATCTGACGTACTTAGGCTAACTAATATGGTCAACTACTTTTCCCACGTTTCTACGGGCGGTGGAGCAGCTTTAAAGTTTTTGGAAGGTGAAAATTTGCCCGGAATTGACGTCCTCCCTAAAGTAATGTAGGGATTATTTAACTATGAAATAAAATATTTGGAAAGAGGGTAGATCCTATGAAGATAGAAAAAGGAATAGATCTAAGCAGGTTTATTCTTGAGGAAGAAAGGAAATATCCTAAAGCCTCAGGAACTTTGTCTCGCATACTTATCTCAATAGAAAATGCTACCAAGATAATTTCTTCCCATATTAGAAAAGCTGGTCTTGTAGACGTTCTTGGCAAGGTAGGTAGGATAAACGTCCAGGGAGAGGAAGTCCAAAAACTTGATGAGTTGGCGAACAACTGGTTAGTTGAGCATCTTGCTTCTACGGGCGACTTCTTTGCTGTTGTATCGGAAGAGATGGAGAAGGCGTTTTTCCCTGAGGGGGGCAAAGACGGGAAGTATGTAATATGTCTTGATCCTTTGGATGGGTCTTCTAATGTAGATGTAAATATAAGCGTGGGAACGATATTTTCAATTTACAAAAGGATATCTGACGATGACACATCGTTTCTTCAAGAAGGAAGAAAACAGGTAGCTGCGGGTTATGTAATTTACGGTTCCTCTACAATGCTAGTGTATTCTACAGGTAACGGAGTAAACGGTTTTACTCTGGATCCCGGGGTTGGATCGTTTATTTTGTCACACCCAAATATAAGGATACCAGAAAAAGGAAAGATATATGCTTTTAACGAATCAAATTATAAAAGATGGTCTGATGGTATAAAAAAATATGTCGATATTGTGAAGGAAAAAGGATACACGTTGAGATATGTGGCATCAATGATTGCTGACGTTCACAGAACCCTTTTGAAGGGCGGAATATTTGCCTATCCAGCAGATAACGTGAATAAAAATGGAAAGATAAGACTCCTTTATGAAGCAAATCCGTTGGGATTTCTGGTAACTCAGGCAGGAGGAATTGCAAGCAACGGTAACTCTAACATCCTTGATGTAAAGCCAGAATCCCTTCATCAGAGGACGCCTATCTTTATGGGTAGCAAAATGGATATGGAGGAATTTCTTTCTGTAACTAAAGAGAGTTAAAAAATTAAATTTTAATATTTTTTGATATTATTTATAATATAAATTCTCTTTTAAGGAGTTTGATATGAAGATTTCTATTGCGACTGATCACGGTGCCTTTGAACTAAAAAATAAGATTAAAGATTATTTAATATCAAAAGGCTATGAAGTTACTGATTTTGGTTGTTTTAGCAACGAAAGTGTAGACTATCCGCCAATTATAGCTAAAGCTGCAAGAGCAGTTTCAATAGGAAAGTGTGAAAGGGGTATAGTGCTGTGTGGTTCTGGAATAGGTGCATCTATTGTTGCAAACAAGATTAAAGGTATTAGATGTGCCTTGGTTTATGCTCCAGAACTTGCAAGGCTTTCAAGAGAACACAACAATGCAAATATGATAGCTCTTGGTGGCAGGTTTACTGACTTCGACACTGCTAAAGAGCTTGTGGATATTTTCTTGACTACCGAATTTCAGGGCGGAAGACACCTTAGGAGAGTAGAGCAAATTATGGATTTAGAAAAATTTTTATGAATTTTGGAGGCTGCCATGTTAATATCCGGTTCTATTCTGTCGGCTGATTTTTTAAATTTTGAAAGAAATATAAGAGAATTAGAGCCATATGCTGA comes from Thermodesulfobium acidiphilum and encodes:
- a CDS encoding phosphoribulokinase — encoded protein: MSVDPVFIGIAGDSGAGKSTFVKDIATLLGRDKVRTISFDDYHSLDRVERKAIGITPLHPRANNLGLAIEHLFLLKQGKKVLKPVYDHSTGSFGDPEWVVPVPYIICEGLHPFFFRSLAELYDMKVYYDTQMDLKFNWKVKRDTAERGYTVEQVAKEIRLRQRDIRNFVEPQCALADIIIKLKISKTSSSAIGVDWKEPVDDPWLKKYLKSCNFDDWKCFNEWYAGRKMNVFGIQSDLTQDQLKELSSIFSISQDVLSKVKEKEVVPYRTMLVLFATRIKQIRASKDKEEKVVFKDAV
- a CDS encoding transketolase; translation: MPFSRIVYKPEYDELEKKALIIRKNIVKMIGKAGSGHPGGSLSCVDILTALYFRILRISPKYPKDPERDRFVLSKGHAAPALYATLAETGFIPYEWLDDLRVLGSPLQGHPDMKKVPGVEMSTGSLGQGLSVGVGMALSAKILESGYRVFVLLGDGECQEGQVWEAAMAASHFKLTNIVAIVDRNRLQIDGCTEDVMGVEPLGAKWKAFGWTVIEVDGHDFLELIPALEAISYTSKPTAIIANTVKGKGVCFMENNVDWHGKAPKPDQLEEALKGFEGVEFMESEDVEIDSKN
- a CDS encoding transketolase family protein; amino-acid sequence: MFCVAIVSDREIATREAYGKALVELGRQNNNVVVLDADLAKSTQTIKFAKEFPDRFFDVGIAEANMIGIGAGLAACGMVVFCSSFAIFATQRVLNQIFQSVAYPGLNVKIAASHAGISVGEDGATHQSVDDISIMRSIPNMTIVVPADAHEAYEATFAAANFEGPVYLRLSRMATPVVTPPGKPFEIGKAIVLREGKDITIAACGIMVYEALGAAERLSGLGVEAEVINYNTIKPFDKDTLVDSLIKTRAVLSVEEHSIIGGLGSAIAECVAEEFPVAMARVGIRDQFGQSGKSLDLLKHYQLTSEDIAKEALKLLETKRKANEIYEISASTKSNFEPLGPEVEGGMSDEGSN
- the gap gene encoding type I glyceraldehyde-3-phosphate dehydrogenase — encoded protein: MKVAINGFGRIGRLVARISSDYKDIDIVAINSSKNTAMLANLLKHDSIYRDFDKKVSYDSDSLYINDKKILVFEERTDISKLPWKDLDIEIVVESTGKFTKKEDAYKHIIAGCKKVLISAPSKDADCMVVYGVNHKDILPSFEVISAASCTTNCLAPVCKVLNDEFGIEKGTMTTVHAYTSDQRLLDGTHKKDPRRARAAAINMVPTSTGAARAIGKIFPELEGKLDGISLRVPVPTASIVDLSVNLKKNPEIADINEAFKGYSNDSMKGILYYSQEPLVSSDIIGSRYSSIVDGLLISKIQDIYKVFSWYDNEFGYASRIVDLIRFLSGGGD
- a CDS encoding phosphoglycerate kinase, with amino-acid sequence MSLFDRASLLDYPIYRLQGKRVFVRADLNDPADSEGNLTGDMRLRAVAPTLAYLCAARAKVILASHFGRPKNREANFSLKGVRKRLSEMLGFNINFIPECTGSELEEFVLNELKEGEILLIENLRFCPGETKNDMQYARFLASLGDIFVQEAFGACHREHASIASLPKLLPSFAGFLLEKEVIALSKILKSPKRPFLLILGGKKVSDKIKLINNMIEKVDCICIGGGMAFAFLRANGYDVGKSFVEESIDDVARQILYKAGEMGKKIVLPIDVLVAKDIISGSECRLVDAHRIPADWYGVDIGPKTLELFKEEILKAKTILWNGPMGVFEIPEFSWGSRAIALAVALSEAVSVCGGGDTSDVLRLTNMVNYFSHVSTGGGAALKFLEGENLPGIDVLPKVM
- the fbp gene encoding class 1 fructose-bisphosphatase, with the protein product MKIEKGIDLSRFILEEERKYPKASGTLSRILISIENATKIISSHIRKAGLVDVLGKVGRINVQGEEVQKLDELANNWLVEHLASTGDFFAVVSEEMEKAFFPEGGKDGKYVICLDPLDGSSNVDVNISVGTIFSIYKRISDDDTSFLQEGRKQVAAGYVIYGSSTMLVYSTGNGVNGFTLDPGVGSFILSHPNIRIPEKGKIYAFNESNYKRWSDGIKKYVDIVKEKGYTLRYVASMIADVHRTLLKGGIFAYPADNVNKNGKIRLLYEANPLGFLVTQAGGIASNGNSNILDVKPESLHQRTPIFMGSKMDMEEFLSVTKES
- the rpiB gene encoding ribose 5-phosphate isomerase B, which encodes MKISIATDHGAFELKNKIKDYLISKGYEVTDFGCFSNESVDYPPIIAKAARAVSIGKCERGIVLCGSGIGASIVANKIKGIRCALVYAPELARLSREHNNANMIALGGRFTDFDTAKELVDIFLTTEFQGGRHLRRVEQIMDLEKFL